In the genome of Pseudonocardia cypriaca, the window GCTCGCGCAGGAGGGCGACGAGCTCGACGTTCGGCTCCGCGACCCGGTGCGGCGGGCCGGCCAGCGCGAGCCCGGCGACGAGGCTGCCCGTGCCGGGGGCGCGGACGGGCACGGCGATGCAGCCCCGGTCCCCGCGCAGCTCGCCGCACTGGCGGGCGAGGCCGCTCTCGGCGACGGCGGTGAGCTGGCGGTCGAGGACGCCCGCCTCGACGATCGTCTGTTCGGTGAACCTGCGCAGGTCGCGGGAGACGCCCCGCCAGTCCGGCTGGTCGGCGAGCAGCAGCTTGCCCAGCGCGGTCGCGTGCGGGTACCGGGCGATGAGCGTGGGCTCGGCAGGCGGGTGGTCGGGATCGGCGTCGACGAGCGTGACCTGCCCGGTGGTGAACGACGCGAGGTGCACGCCCCAGCGGACGAGCCCGCGCAGGTGCTCCACCACCGCGCGGGCCGCGGTGGGCGGGGTCGGCACGACGGGCAGCGCGAGGCGTGCGGCCCGCCGGCCGAGGGCGAACCCGCGCAGGTCCGGCAGCCGCACGAGGTACTCCTCGCCCACGAGCAGGTTGAGCAGGCGGTACGTGGTGGCCTGGGGCAGCTTGAGCGCGGCCGAGATCTCCTTCGCGGTGACGCCCGGGCCTGCCGCCACCACCTCCTCCAGGACGGCGAGCGCGCTGCGTACGGCGCGGGGCTGGCGTCCCGAGAGGGGGAGCGGGTCCAGCCCGGTCACGCGGCCCGTCCGGTGTGCACGTCGGCCGTCGACGGTTCGTCGTAGACGCCGATCGCGG includes:
- a CDS encoding IclR family transcriptional regulator → MTGLDPLPLSGRQPRAVRSALAVLEEVVAAGPGVTAKEISAALKLPQATTYRLLNLLVGEEYLVRLPDLRGFALGRRAARLALPVVPTPPTAARAVVEHLRGLVRWGVHLASFTTGQVTLVDADPDHPPAEPTLIARYPHATALGKLLLADQPDWRGVSRDLRRFTEQTIVEAGVLDRQLTAVAESGLARQCGELRGDRGCIAVPVRAPGTGSLVAGLALAGPPHRVAEPNVELVALLREHAERLAPLLA